The proteins below are encoded in one region of Salmo salar chromosome ssa02, Ssal_v3.1, whole genome shotgun sequence:
- the LOC123730497 gene encoding transcription factor SPT20 homolog isoform X4, with product MPLQQKQPTAVPQQAWHPAQMPLQQKQPTAVPQQAWHPAHMPLQQKQPTAVPQQAWHPAHMPQPTAVPQQAWHPAHMPLQQKQPTAVPQQAWHPAQMPLQQKQPTAVPQQAWHPAHMPLQQKQPTAVPQQAWHPAHMPLQQKQPTALPQQAWHPAHMPLQQKQPTAVPQQVWHRAQMPLQQPTAMPQQAWRSAQMPLQQPTAVPQQQKQPTAVPQQAWHPAQMPLQQKQPTAVPQQVWHRAQMPLQQPTAMPQQAWRSAQMPLQQPTAVPQQQKQPTAVPQQAWHPAQMPLQQKQPTAVPQQAWHPAQMPLQQKQPTAVPQQQKQPTAVPQQAWHPAQMPLQQKQPTDVPQQAWHPAQMPLQQKQPTAVPQQAWHPAQMPLQQKQPTAVPQQAWHPAQMPLQQKQPTAVPQQAWHPAQMLLQQKQPTAVPQQAWHPAQMPLQQKQPTAVPQQAWHPAQMPLEQKQLAPMPKNRPAIEPQQQKQLSNTPQQAWHPAQMRLQQEDVAVEPLQQEDVAVEPLQQEDVAVEPLQQEDVAVEPLQQEDVAVEPLQQEDLAPMPKNRPAIEPQQQKQLSNTPQQAWHPAQMPLQQEDVAVEPLQQEDRPAVEPLQQEELSNTPQEAWHPAQMRLQQEDLAVELLQEDLAPMPKNRPAIEPQQQKQLSNTPQQAWHPAQMPLQQEDLAVEPLQQEDLAVEPLQQEDLAPMPKNRPAIEPQQQKQLSNTPQQAWHPAQMLLQQEELAVEPQEVRYPAQMPQQQPNPIPQLLWHVAQIPQQQLAPIPQQKHYESTEDGGSSSSQFQITLREWQNGLLPTPLHS from the exons ATGCCCCTGCAGCAGAAGCAACCGACCGCCGTGCCCCAGCAAGCGTGGCATCCAGCTCAAATGCCCCTGCAGCAGAAGCAACCGACCGCCGTGCCCCAGCAAGCGTGGCATCCAGCTCATATGCCCCTGCAGCAGAAGCAACCGACCGCCGTGCCCCAGCAAGCGTGGCATCCAGCTCATATGCCCCAACCGACCGCCGTGCCCCAGCAAGCGTGGCATCCAGCTCATATGCCCCTGCAGCAGAAGCAACCGACCGCCGTGCCCCAGCAAGCGTGGCATCCAGCTCAAATGCCCCTGCAGCAGAAGCAACCGACCGCCGTGCCCCAGCAAGCGTGGCATCCAGCTCATATGCCCCTGCAGCAGAAGCAACCGACCGCCGTGCCCCAGCAAGCGTGGCATCCAGCTCACATGCCCCTGCAGCAGAAGCAACCGACCGCCTTGCCCCAGCAAGCGTGGCATCCAGCTCACATGCCCCTGCAGCAGAAGCAACCGACCGCCGTGCCCCAGCAAGTGTGGCATCGAGCTCAAATGCCCCTGCAGCAACCGACCGCCATGCCACAGCAAGCGTGGCGTTCAGCTCAAATGCCCCTGCAGCAACCGACCGCCGTGCCCCAGCAGCAGAAGCAACCGACCGCCGTGCCCCAGCAAGCGTGGCATCCAGCTCAAATGCCCCTGCAGCAGAAGCAACCGACTGCCGTGCCCCAGCAAGTGTGGCATCGAGCTCAAATGCCCCTGCAGCAACCGACCGCCATGCCACAGCAAGCGTGGCGTTCAGCTCAAATGCCCCTGCAGCAACCGACCGCCGTGCCCCAGCAGCAGAAGCAACCGACCGCCGTGCCCCAGCAAGCGTGGCATCCAGCTCAAATGCCCCTGCAGCAGAAGCAACCGACCGCCGTGCCCCAGCAAGCGTGGCATCCAGCTCAAATGCCCCTGCAGCAGAAGCAACCGACCGCCGTGCCCCAGCAGCAGAAGCAACCGACCGCCGTGCCCCAGCAAGCGTGGCATCCAGCTCAAATGCCACTGCAGCAGAAGCAACCGACCGACGTGCCCCAGCAAGCGTGGCATCCAGCTCAAATGCCCCTGCAGCAGAAGCAACCGACCGCCGTGCCCCAGCAAGCGTGGCATCCAGCTCAA ATGCCCCTGCAGCAGAAGCAACCGACCGCCGTGCCCCAGCAAGCGTGGCATCCAGCTCAAATGCCCCTGCAGCAGAAGCAACCGACCGCCGTGCCCCAGCAAGCGTGGCATCCAGCTCAAATGCTCCTGCAGCAGAAGCAACCGACCGCCGTGCCCCAGCAAGCGTGGCATCCAGCTCAAATGCCCCTGCAGCAGAAGCAACCGACCGCCGTGCCCCAGCAAGCGTGGCATCCAGCTCAAATGCCCCTGGAGCAGAAGCAACTGGCCCCTATGCCCAAGAATCGACCAGCCATTGAACCTCAGCAGCAGAAGCAACTATCCAACACACCCCAGCAAGCGTGGCATCCAGCTCAAATGCGCCTGCAGCAGGAGGATGTGGCCGTCGAGCCCCTGCAGCAGGAGGATGTGGCCGTCGAGCCCCTGCAGCAGGAGGATGTGGCCGTCGAGCCCCTGCAGCAGGAGGATGTGGCCGTCGAGCCCCTGCAGCAGGAGGATGTGGCCGTCGAGCCCCTGCAGCAGGAGGATCTGGCCCCTATGCCCAAGAATCGACCAGCCATTGAACCTCAGCAGCAGAAGCAACTATCCAACACACCCCAGCAAGCGTGGCATCCAGCTCAAATGCCCCTGCAGCAGGAGGATGTGGCCGTCGAGCCCCTGCAGCAGGAGGATCGACCGGCAGTCGAGCCCCTGCAGCAGGAGGAACTATCCAACACACCCCAGGAAGCGTGGCATCCAGCTCAAATGCGCCTGCAGCAGGAGGATCTGGCCGTCGAGCTCCTGCAGGAGGATCTGGCCCCTATGCCCAAGAATCGACCAGCCATTGAACCTCAGCAGCAGAAGCAACTATCCAACACACCCCAGCAAGCGTGGCATCCAGCTCAAATGCCCCTGCAGCAGGAGGATCTGGCCGTCGAGCCCCTGCAGCAGGAGGATCTGGCCGTCGAGCCCCTGCAGCAGGAGGATCTGGCCCCTATGCCCAAGAATCGACCAGCCATTGAACCTCAGCAGCAGAAGCAACTATCCAACACACCCCAGCAAGCGTGGCATCCAGCTCAAATGCTCCTGCAGCAGGAGGAACTGGCCGTCGAGCCCCAGGAAGTTAGGTATCCAGCTCAAATGCCCCAGCAGCAACCGAACCCCATTCCTCAGCTATTATGGCATGTAGCCCAAATTCCCCAGCAGCAACTGGCCCCCATCCCTCAGCAGAAGCACTACGAAAGCACAGAAGATGGCGGCTCTAGTAGCTCTCAGTTCCAAATCACACTACGAGAATGGCAAAACGGTCTTCTCCCAACCCCGCTACACTCCTAG